A genomic window from Triticum urartu cultivar G1812 chromosome 7, Tu2.1, whole genome shotgun sequence includes:
- the LOC125524561 gene encoding CLAVATA3/ESR (CLE)-related protein 3-like, whose amino-acid sequence MASSLSTSRSMPAVCAVLILLLLLSAASRCEADLLQVTVAGRRMLAGGSNAAAVFSREAATTVASSARQSAAGRAAMPYSESKRSSPGGPDPQHH is encoded by the coding sequence ATGGCGTCCAGCTTGAGCACGTCGAGGAGCATGCCGGCGGTGTGCGCCGTGCTCatcctgctgctgctgctgtctGCTGCCTCACGTTGCGAGGCTGACCTCCTGCAGGTGACGGTGGCTGGCCGGAGAATGCTGGCCGGTGGGAGCAATGCCGCCGCCGTCTTCTCGAGGGAGGCGGCGACGACCGTGGCGAGTAGCGCACGGCAGTCAGCAGCTGGAAGAGCGGCCATGCCTTACTCAGAGTCCAAGAGGTCCAGCCCCGGCGGCCCGGACCCTCAGCACCACTAA